The genomic window TAAacctttaataaataattattattatttattaaaggtTTAACACTTAAAACTGTAGATTAGACTTTGTACAGCTTTTCCCCATATAACTAGTCAAATGGTCCTCTTTAGAGATCAACGGTAGAAGTAGTTAGACATGAAAAGAACTTGTTCTTTTTATGTTATGACTTCTAACACATGTATAAagcataaatattaaatgtattaaacagaaaaaagccaTTTTTCACAGCTTCTAAGTTCCTTATAGGTGGCGTCTTATCAGAAAGCGATGCCCATATGAGAATTACTACTCGACAAAAACGAACATCTACAAATGTAAACACGACAAATTCCTCTCATCACACGCATCAAAAGAGtgtaaatgacattttctttttcttgttaaaaaaacagaacaactaAGGCGACTGAGTGGAATAATCATTGGCACTTTACTCAAAACTCATTTCTATGAATactgtgatgttgtggtttaaTAAGCTATAAGATGATAAGAAGTCACTCTTTGAAATTAGaggagaaaatattattttcttcttcatttatcATCAATCCACTGTCCTCTTCATTCATAAATTCACCTGACTCCTGTTCCACATGCtcactgtcttttcattttatggACTCTCATTCAATCAGCTGTTTCCCTATTGATCCTTTAATtccttcctccctttctttcctgCAGATTTCCGATCAGAGAAAATTGAGTCAGCTTAACACTACACAGGTGGCCATGACAGTTCAGGGCAGTTTCTATTGTTTTATAAACAGTtaaagtatatatatgtatttatatatatatatatatatatatatatatatatatatatatatatatatatatatatatatatatatatatatatatcctccACCATCAGAGATTGGTTCTGAACCTGCCACCTGACTCAAACAAATGTCCATTTCCATTGGGTTTTGGAGTCCAAATGAGAAAACACTTCATCAAGTTCACATCAGACCTTAAAGATTCGGGCCCGTTTTTTGTCCATCCTTCTGTGAATCAAATAATCCAGCAATTTAACTTGGCCATCATTTTTTCTGTACCACAGACAGGAGGAATGTCCGTCAGATATGCTTCACCTCCTCATCTTCCTGTACAAGTGAatggaaatgtaatgtaaacagtTTTAGTCCTCTCATGTGGTTTTTTCCTTCTGGCTGCGGTCGGTGTCTCTTGCCTCCACAGGGTGCTGAACTGGGTCCTGGAGGAGGTTCTTCTGCTGGTCTTTGACGCGGAGATGTCTCGGTTTTACCGGCAACGCCACGGCCAGCAGAATGCAGCCGATGTGAAGGCTGAAGTACCAGGACCTGCAGAGGAAGGATAAGCAAACAGGTGAACTGGCTTAGAGAAGGTTTTTGCCCCCACTGTGCTCAAGACGGTCAGACAggtgtaataaataaattatgtagCTCTGAGGTGGGTGACAGTTGGAGATGCaagagaaaaaataagaatttgGTATTAGTTGTCCCAATGCAGTGGTTCCCAAACccagctctctgctctgcacactgctgattacctggatcaggtgtgttcaatCACTGAGCTGAAACCTGAGTTTAACTTAGCTGACTTAATCCTAAATAGcgaaaagacacaaagttaaaccTGAGTTGCTGACCTGTAAAACTTCATTGACGGGCCTATGGACAAGAGGACAAAAGGCACCACTGTGTAGCAGATGGCGATCTGAGTGGCCGCCCACGTGATGACGTCGTACACCAATTTGTGGGTGGGTGACTGCAGGAAGTGTGGCCGAACGTTGTGTCTCACCTGAGGGAGCAAAACATTTGTTCAGGTAGCTGCACTAAATGTTCTGAAGGCTCATGTCAGCGGGGACAGCTCACCGCTCTGGCAGCCAGGGTGACGACGATGCCAGTGAGGAAGGTCAGGTAGTAGCCTGGATAAGCTCCATGCCACATGGCTGACAGGATGAAGGTAGCTGCTGTTGGGTGGTAGGGACAACGCTCATAACACACCCTGTAaaccagaggtcagaggtcacacaaGCAGACACTACATTTGTAAACAGCAGGTTACATTTGGCACGTTCATTTCTTCAAATTGCTTTTGAACGCTACAATCGGTTTCATTGTGCAGCTGCATGACACAACACAATATAAAATCCAGACTACTGTATATGGAACTCATTATCAAGTAGGAGAAATGTAAAGGGAAATaccacagaaaaaacatatGAATGTGTATAATAGAAATTTAATTAGAGATGCAATGAAATCAGGGTAGATCAGGTCTGACCTTTTGAGCCAGTGAGCTGTCTGAATATTCCAGTTGTCGAGGAAAACCTTGAAGCTCGTTGCTaactggaaaaacagaaaatctaaatttgaTCTGACTGATGCCAGAGCAGCAAACagataatatattatattaattgctgtttatatgaaaataaatgattccAGTTCTCTTGTCAACGAGGGTCCTAACCTCAATGTTGAGGATCCTCAGGTTGGAGATGAGATCCCAGCGAGGAGAGCCGTCAGCATCATAGCCGTTAAAGCCGAAGCCGGCAGCATTGTTGATAGCATCAGCTGAGGTTAGAGAAGGTCAAAAGAAGACAGGTGAGACGGGCTGAGGTTAGACAAGAGGAAGTGTCAGACAGGTGAGACGGGCTGAGGTTAGACAAGAGGAAGTGTCAGACAGGTGAGACGGGCTGAGGTTAGACAAGAGGAAGTGTCAGACAGGTGACATGGGCTCAGGTTACAGAAgataaaaggtgaaaacatAAGAAAATGGCAGGCAGACGGACACATATCCAGGTTTCAGTCACCCACCGAGCGTCCAGACAAAGTAGTACTTGGGTCTGGTGGTTAACATGGACAAGTACAGGTAGACCGGCTGAGCGTAAAATGGCGTGTTGGCAATAAAGTCGTCATCAATGTTCCGTTCCACTGGGAAAACTTTACACACCGACAGAAAGACCAGAAGGCAGAAGAAGGAGGTGGCCACTTTACGGATGACCTCCGTctaaggaaacacacacattcagttcacttggtaaaatgtaaagttttctt from Anabas testudineus chromosome 24, fAnaTes1.2, whole genome shotgun sequence includes these protein-coding regions:
- the mboat2b gene encoding lysophospholipid acyltransferase 2b translates to MAAEDNPSTACTGSSLLKPVSEITDLPLDQVNFVVCQLCALLSAFWFRLFLHPSKTSPFIRHVVATLLGLYFALFCFGWYALHFLVQSGLTYGIMILTGVEHMHKYCLVVALSYLSLCQITRVYVFDYGMYTADFTGPMMVITQKITSIAFEIHDGMARKEEHLTPGQKILAIRRMPSLLEYFSYNCNFMGILAGPTCSYNDYIAFIEGDPRRHRDQEADRKSQSKLKQAEPSPNTEVIRKVATSFFCLLVFLSVCKVFPVERNIDDDFIANTPFYAQPVYLYLSMLTTRPKYYFVWTLADAINNAAGFGFNGYDADGSPRWDLISNLRILNIELATSFKVFLDNWNIQTAHWLKRVCYERCPYHPTAATFILSAMWHGAYPGYYLTFLTGIVVTLAARAVRHNVRPHFLQSPTHKLVYDVITWAATQIAICYTVVPFVLLSIGPSMKFYRSWYFSLHIGCILLAVALPVKPRHLRVKDQQKNLLQDPVQHPVEARDTDRSQKEKTT